In Candidatus Methylomirabilota bacterium, the genomic window TTATGGCGGTGGCGGACAAGGCGATGGAGGCGGGCGCCGGCGCACAACGCGAGCGGAGTTATGGCCAGGGCTCACTGCTCGATGTGTTGGAGGCTACGGGTGGGCTTACCCAACAGGCTGAGGCCCTTCCGGCTATTCCGGAGTGGTCGCCCACCCAACGCCTGGCTGCCGAAAAGGAGACGTTGGGCTTCTACGTAACCGGCCACCCGCTGTCCGATTACCGGGACGTCATCGCCAGGGTCGCCGCCGTCGCCACCGATCGCCTCGCGGCCTGCCAGGATAAAGAGACGGTCACGGTGTGCGCCATTGTGACCGCCGTCAAGGAGATTACCACCAAGAGCGGCGACCGGATGGCCTTCGTCACGCTCGAAGACATGGCGGGGACGGTGGAGGCGGTGGCATTTCCCGAGCTGTACAAGGCGAACCTGCTCCACCTGGTGAAAGGGACGGCCGTTATGGCCAAGGGTCAGGCGGATGTGGGCGAAGAGGTGGTCAAGCTCCTTTTGGCAGAGGTCAGCCCCCTCGCGAATATCCAAGGCCGTCAGGCGTCTTCGGCGGTCGAGATTACGATAGGGGAAGCGGACCTGTCCGACTCAACGCTGGAGCAGTTGAAAGGCCTGCTGCTGAAATTCCCGGGGCCGACCCCGGTCAGGCTCCATTTGAGTGTTGCGCCGGGCGCTCAGGTCACCGTCGCCGCCTCGCCGGACTTGACCGTCGCGCCAAACGAGTCGCTCAGGCGCGAGGTGGAGGCCCTGCTAGGTTCTGGCACGATAACCGGCACGTAACCTCGAAGCGGGTATCACTCCCCAGACATCCACTACCTCCCATGGGCAACCCCTGAAGGAGGCGCCATGTGGAAGCTCTTCATCCCTGACATTTCCGTCGCTGAAAAGATGCTGCGGTCGGGCGTCGTCTACCTCTTTCTGTTGCTGGTCTTCCGTTTCACCGGGAAGCGGCAAGTGGGCCAGCTTACCCCCTTCGACCTGGTCGTCTTGCTCATCATCTCGAATGTGGTCCAGAACGCCGTGATCGGCAACGACGTCTCGCTTGGGGGCGGACTGATCGGGGCGGTGACCATCCTCGCGCTCAATTACGGCGTGACCGAAGTGACGTATCGGTCCAAGCGCGCGCGCCGCCTGCTCGAGGCGCAGCCCACGCTCCTGATTCACAACGGACGCATCCTCCAGGAGAATCTGCGACGCGAACGGATCACCCTCGACGAGCTGCTGGCGGCACTGCGGCGCAACGGGCTGGTCGAAC contains:
- a CDS encoding DUF421 domain-containing protein, coding for MWKLFIPDISVAEKMLRSGVVYLFLLLVFRFTGKRQVGQLTPFDLVVLLIISNVVQNAVIGNDVSLGGGLIGAVTILALNYGVTEVTYRSKRARRLLEAQPTLLIHNGRILQENLRRERITLDELLAALRRNGLVEPAQARFAILEENGAISVIPRTAEAEPSRSSRTDGPLPRSES